A DNA window from Methylobacterium sp. NMS14P contains the following coding sequences:
- a CDS encoding branched-chain amino acid ABC transporter permease — protein MTTIFGVPTQALFGQLLLGLINGSFYAILSLGLAIIFGLLNIINFAHGALYMMGAFVAWMLLTYVGLGYWWALGLAPLVVGAFGIVLERVLIARLYKLDHLYGLLLTFGLALIIQGLFRNQYGVSGLPYAIPAELSGGQRLPFMFLPNYRAWVVVASLTVCIATWLVIEKTKLGAYLRAATENPTLVQAFGVNVPLFLTLTYGFGVALAGFAGVLAAPIYSVNPNMGADIIIVVFAVVVIGGMGSIIGSVITGFALGLVEGLTKVFYPEASATVIFVIMVLVLLVKPAGLFGRTA, from the coding sequence ATGACCACGATCTTCGGTGTGCCGACGCAGGCCCTGTTCGGGCAATTGCTGCTCGGCCTGATCAACGGCTCGTTCTACGCGATCCTGTCGCTGGGGCTCGCGATCATCTTCGGGCTCCTGAACATCATCAACTTCGCCCACGGCGCGCTCTACATGATGGGCGCGTTCGTGGCCTGGATGCTGCTCACCTACGTCGGCCTCGGCTACTGGTGGGCGCTGGGGCTCGCCCCGCTGGTGGTGGGCGCGTTCGGCATCGTGCTGGAGCGGGTGCTGATCGCGCGGCTCTACAAGCTCGACCACCTCTACGGCCTGCTGCTGACCTTCGGTCTCGCGCTGATCATCCAGGGCCTGTTCCGCAACCAGTACGGCGTCTCGGGCCTGCCCTACGCGATCCCGGCCGAGCTGTCGGGCGGCCAGCGCCTGCCCTTCATGTTCCTGCCGAACTACCGCGCCTGGGTGGTGGTCGCCTCGCTGACCGTCTGCATCGCCACCTGGCTCGTCATCGAGAAGACCAAGCTCGGCGCCTATCTCCGCGCCGCCACCGAGAACCCGACCCTGGTCCAGGCCTTCGGGGTGAACGTGCCGCTGTTCCTGACGCTGACCTACGGGTTCGGCGTGGCGCTCGCGGGCTTCGCCGGGGTGCTGGCGGCGCCGATCTACTCGGTCAATCCCAACATGGGCGCCGACATCATCATCGTGGTCTTCGCCGTGGTGGTGATCGGCGGCATGGGCTCGATCATCGGCTCGGTGATCACGGGCTTCGCCCTGGGCCTCGTCGAGGGGCTGACCAAGGTGTTCTATCCGGAGGCGTCCGCCACCGTGATCTTCGTGATCATGGTGCTGGTGCTGCTCGTCAAACCCGCCGGCCTGTTCGGGCGCACGGCCTGA
- a CDS encoding branched-chain amino acid ABC transporter permease: MADTAALDAAPIAAAVPTSRDDKALHCLIFVGIAVLLVVAPLVLYPVYLMKVLCFALFALAFNLLLGYGGLLSFGHAAYFGMASYLCAYTAKSLGFTPELAILAGTVTAALLGLVFGALAIRRQGIYFSMITLALAQMVFFFSLQAKFTGGEDGIQAVPRGNLFGAISLADDRVMYAVVAVVFMAGMLLIYRIIHSPFGQVLKAIRDNEPRAISLGYRASQYKLAVFVLSATLAGLAGSTKAIVFQLASLTDVHWSMSGEVVLMTLVGGMGTVFGPIVGALVIVTMETYLAQFGAWVTIIQGCVFVLCVLLFREGIVGLIARLIRRPL; this comes from the coding sequence ATGGCCGACACCGCCGCCCTCGACGCCGCCCCGATCGCCGCCGCCGTGCCGACGAGCCGGGACGACAAGGCACTCCACTGCCTCATCTTCGTGGGCATCGCGGTGCTGCTCGTCGTGGCACCGCTCGTCCTGTACCCCGTCTACCTGATGAAGGTGCTGTGCTTCGCGCTGTTCGCGCTCGCCTTCAACCTCCTGCTCGGCTACGGCGGCCTGCTCTCCTTCGGCCACGCCGCCTATTTCGGCATGGCGAGCTACCTCTGCGCCTACACGGCCAAGAGCCTGGGCTTCACGCCCGAGCTGGCGATCCTCGCCGGCACGGTCACGGCCGCGCTGCTGGGGCTGGTCTTCGGCGCCCTGGCGATCCGCCGGCAGGGCATCTACTTCTCGATGATCACCCTGGCACTCGCCCAGATGGTGTTCTTCTTCTCCCTGCAGGCGAAGTTCACCGGCGGCGAGGACGGCATCCAGGCGGTGCCGCGCGGCAACCTGTTCGGCGCGATCAGCCTCGCGGACGACCGGGTGATGTACGCGGTCGTGGCCGTCGTGTTCATGGCCGGGATGCTGCTGATCTACCGGATCATCCACTCGCCGTTCGGACAGGTGCTGAAGGCGATCCGCGACAACGAGCCGAGGGCGATCTCGCTCGGCTACCGCGCCAGCCAGTACAAGCTCGCGGTGTTCGTGCTCTCGGCGACGCTCGCCGGCCTCGCGGGCTCCACCAAGGCGATCGTCTTCCAGCTCGCCTCGCTCACCGACGTGCACTGGTCGATGTCCGGCGAGGTGGTACTGATGACGCTCGTCGGCGGCATGGGGACGGTGTTCGGGCCGATCGTCGGCGCGCTGGTGATCGTCACGATGGAGACGTACCTGGCGCAGTTCGGTGCCTGGGTGACGATCATCCAGGGCTGCGTCTTCGTGCTCTGCGTGCTGCTGTTCCGCGAGGGCATCGTCGGCCTGATCGCCCGGCTGATCCGCCGGCCGCTCTAG
- a CDS encoding ABC transporter ATP-binding protein, whose protein sequence is MPEAALKTPPAAATDALLTVRGLEGWYGESHVLHGIDIDVRAGEVITLLGRNGAGKTTTLRAIIGILGKRSGSIVYDGVETVRMASRNIARLGIGYVPEERGIFASLTVHENLMLPPRVKPGGMSVADIHTLFPNLKERAGSQGTKLSGGEQQMLAIGRILRTGAKLILLDEPTEGLAPVIVQQIGRTIQQLKAQGYTIVLVEQNFRFAQTLADRHFVIEQGRVVDMIPNAELDANIDKLHAYLGV, encoded by the coding sequence ATGCCTGAGGCGGCTCTCAAGACACCTCCGGCGGCCGCGACCGACGCGCTGCTGACTGTCCGCGGCCTGGAGGGCTGGTACGGCGAGAGCCACGTCCTCCACGGCATCGACATCGACGTGCGCGCGGGCGAGGTGATCACGCTGCTCGGCCGCAACGGCGCGGGCAAGACCACGACCCTGCGGGCGATCATCGGGATCCTCGGCAAGCGTTCGGGCTCGATCGTCTACGACGGCGTCGAGACGGTCCGAATGGCCTCGCGCAACATCGCCCGGCTCGGGATCGGCTACGTGCCGGAGGAGCGGGGCATCTTCGCGAGCCTGACGGTCCACGAGAACCTGATGCTGCCGCCGCGGGTGAAGCCCGGCGGCATGTCGGTGGCGGACATCCACACGCTGTTCCCGAACCTCAAGGAGCGCGCCGGCAGCCAGGGCACCAAGCTCTCGGGCGGCGAGCAGCAGATGCTGGCGATCGGACGCATCCTGCGCACCGGCGCCAAGCTGATCCTGCTCGACGAGCCGACGGAAGGTCTCGCGCCGGTCATCGTCCAGCAGATCGGCCGAACGATCCAGCAATTGAAGGCTCAGGGCTACACCATCGTCCTGGTGGAGCAGAATTTCCGCTTCGCCCAGACTTTGGCGGACCGGCATTTCGTGATCGAGCAGGGGCGGGTGGTCGACATGATCCCCAATGCCGAGCTTGACGCCAATATCGACAAGCTGCACGCCTATCTCGGCGTCTGA
- a CDS encoding histone deacetylase family protein: MIPPIAFHPAYEAPLPSGHRFPMRKYGLLAETLVAQGLAPLGFVTPEPAGADILLRAHDPAYVEAVLACDVGREIERAIGLPVDAALVRRSRASVGGTLLAGRLALAEGLAGSAAGGSHHARRQQGAGFCVLNDVAVAARTLQAEGLVRRVLVVDLDVHQGDGTADCLALSPDLFTLSIHCENNYPAQKIAGDLDIGLPDRLDDAGYLDVLRARLPPLLDAFAPDLVFYNAGVDPHRDDRLGRLCLTDDGLLARDRFVVAQARARGIALAAVIGGGYTHDVEALARRHALVFEALAAEAAGSTLG; encoded by the coding sequence GTGATCCCACCGATCGCCTTCCATCCGGCCTACGAGGCACCGCTCCCGTCCGGCCACCGCTTTCCGATGCGCAAGTACGGCCTGCTCGCCGAGACGCTGGTCGCGCAGGGGCTGGCACCCCTGGGCTTCGTCACGCCAGAGCCCGCCGGCGCGGACATCCTGCTGCGCGCCCACGATCCCGCCTACGTGGAGGCGGTGCTGGCCTGCGACGTCGGCCGGGAGATCGAGCGAGCGATCGGCCTTCCGGTCGACGCCGCCCTGGTCCGCCGCTCCCGCGCGTCCGTGGGCGGCACCCTTCTGGCCGGGCGCCTCGCGCTCGCGGAAGGTCTGGCGGGCAGCGCCGCAGGCGGCAGCCACCACGCGCGGCGCCAGCAGGGCGCCGGCTTCTGCGTGCTGAACGATGTCGCGGTGGCGGCCCGCACCCTCCAGGCCGAAGGTCTGGTCAGGCGCGTTCTCGTAGTCGATCTCGACGTCCATCAGGGTGACGGGACCGCGGATTGCCTCGCGCTCAGTCCCGACCTGTTCACCCTCTCGATCCATTGCGAGAACAACTACCCCGCCCAGAAGATCGCCGGCGACCTCGACATCGGTCTGCCCGACCGGCTCGACGATGCCGGCTACCTCGATGTCCTGCGCGCCCGCCTGCCGCCGCTCCTCGACGCGTTCGCGCCGGATCTCGTCTTCTACAACGCGGGTGTCGATCCTCATCGCGACGACCGCCTCGGCCGTCTCTGCCTCACCGATGACGGGTTGCTCGCCCGCGATCGGTTCGTCGTGGCGCAGGCCCGTGCCCGCGGGATCGCGCTCGCCGCGGTGATCGGCGGCGGTTACACGCACGATGTCGAGGCCCTGGCGCGGCGCCACGCCCTGGTCTTCGAGGCTCTGGCCGCCGAAGCGGCGGGGTCGACGCTCGGCTGA
- the mutL gene encoding DNA mismatch repair endonuclease MutL, producing the protein MSSLSAPSVRRLEPVLVDRIAAGEVVERPASAVKELVENAIDAGARAIEVTVEAGGRRLIRVVDDGRGMTPDDLDLAVERHATSKLPGGDLTAIDTLGFRGEALPSIGAVSRLTIVTRTPEAEAGASLTVDAGLKGQVRPAPAQRGTRIEVTELFAATPARLKFLKSDRAENAAIAETLRRLAATQPGIRFTLRADAGQPLVLPAETGAEAELRRLAAVLGQDFLANALPVSLAREGFAVAGHVGLPTYHRGAATHIHLAVNGRPVRDRLLLGAIRGAYADTLASDRHPVLGLAVACDPGLVDVNVHPAKTEVRFREPGLVRALIVSAIHDALRRGGARSATTGAARTLDALRPAGPPLATHSGAAAPSLFRPTRPGLFPSGAPSVAAPPGYRSSAAWRPAPQPARGEQAGFGEAAQAVWAEPEPEAVAAPPQADTRVAAETAEALDHPLGAARAQIHETYILAQTRDGLVIVDQHAAHERLVYERMKAEQEAGGIARQGLLIPDVVEMSPEEADRLVAAAPDLDRLGLSIEAFGPGAVLVREVPAALIGASTRNLVTDILDALEASGDEEGGVAATEGGPLGRRLDAVLSRMSCHGSIRAGRRLRPEEMNALLREMEATPNSGQCNHGRPTSIELKLADIERLFGRR; encoded by the coding sequence ATGTCCTCCCTGTCCGCGCCGTCTGTCCGCCGCCTCGAACCCGTGCTCGTCGATCGCATCGCCGCGGGCGAGGTGGTCGAGCGCCCGGCCTCGGCCGTGAAGGAGCTGGTCGAGAACGCGATCGATGCCGGGGCCCGGGCGATCGAGGTCACCGTCGAGGCCGGGGGGCGCCGGCTGATCCGGGTCGTCGACGACGGCCGCGGCATGACGCCGGACGATCTCGACCTCGCGGTCGAGCGGCACGCCACCTCCAAGCTCCCGGGCGGCGACCTCACGGCGATCGACACCCTCGGATTCCGCGGCGAGGCCCTTCCGTCGATCGGCGCGGTGTCGCGGCTCACCATCGTCACGCGGACGCCGGAGGCCGAGGCGGGGGCGAGCCTCACCGTCGACGCGGGGCTGAAGGGGCAGGTTCGTCCGGCCCCGGCCCAGCGCGGCACCCGGATCGAGGTGACCGAGCTCTTCGCCGCGACGCCGGCGCGGCTCAAGTTCCTGAAGTCGGACCGGGCCGAGAACGCCGCCATCGCCGAGACGCTGCGCCGTCTCGCCGCGACGCAGCCCGGGATCCGCTTCACCCTGAGGGCCGATGCCGGGCAGCCCCTGGTCCTGCCGGCCGAGACCGGGGCCGAAGCGGAGCTGCGCCGGCTCGCGGCGGTGCTGGGACAGGACTTCCTCGCCAACGCCCTGCCGGTTTCCCTGGCCCGGGAGGGCTTCGCGGTGGCCGGTCACGTCGGCCTGCCGACCTATCATCGCGGCGCGGCGACCCATATCCACCTCGCGGTCAACGGCCGCCCCGTGCGCGACCGGCTCCTGCTCGGGGCGATCCGCGGCGCCTACGCCGACACGCTGGCCTCCGACCGGCACCCGGTGCTCGGCCTCGCCGTCGCGTGCGACCCCGGCCTCGTCGACGTCAACGTTCACCCGGCCAAGACCGAGGTGCGCTTCCGCGAGCCGGGCCTGGTGCGGGCGCTGATCGTGAGCGCGATCCACGACGCCCTGCGCCGCGGCGGCGCCCGCTCGGCCACCACCGGCGCCGCGCGGACCCTCGACGCCCTGCGCCCGGCGGGACCGCCGCTCGCGACCCACAGCGGCGCCGCCGCCCCGAGCCTGTTCCGGCCGACGCGTCCCGGCCTGTTCCCCAGCGGGGCGCCCTCGGTCGCGGCGCCCCCCGGCTACCGTTCATCGGCGGCGTGGCGGCCGGCGCCGCAGCCGGCGCGCGGCGAGCAGGCCGGCTTCGGCGAGGCCGCTCAGGCCGTCTGGGCCGAGCCCGAGCCCGAAGCGGTGGCGGCCCCGCCCCAGGCCGACACCCGCGTCGCCGCCGAGACCGCGGAGGCGCTCGATCATCCCCTGGGGGCCGCCCGCGCCCAGATCCACGAGACCTACATCCTCGCCCAGACCCGCGACGGCCTCGTGATCGTCGATCAGCACGCCGCCCACGAGCGCCTCGTCTACGAGCGGATGAAGGCCGAGCAGGAAGCCGGCGGCATCGCCCGGCAGGGCCTCCTGATCCCGGACGTGGTCGAGATGAGCCCCGAGGAGGCCGACCGGCTCGTCGCGGCCGCTCCCGACCTCGACCGGCTGGGCCTGTCCATCGAGGCTTTCGGGCCCGGGGCGGTGCTCGTGCGGGAGGTGCCGGCGGCGCTGATCGGCGCCTCGACGCGCAACCTCGTCACCGACATCCTCGACGCCCTGGAGGCCAGCGGCGACGAGGAGGGCGGCGTCGCGGCGACGGAGGGCGGCCCGCTCGGGCGGCGTCTCGACGCGGTCCTGTCGCGCATGAGCTGCCACGGCTCGATCCGCGCCGGGCGTCGCCTGCGGCCGGAGGAGATGAACGCCCTGCTGCGCGAGATGGAGGCGACGCCCAATTCCGGACAGTGCAACCACGGTCGCCCGACCTCGATCGAGCTGAAGCTCGCTGACATCGAGCGGCTGTTCGGCCGCCGATGA
- a CDS encoding 2-dehydro-3-deoxygalactonokinase, whose protein sequence is MGGRAAYIAVDWGTTNRRAYAVSEAGAVLDSLHDDRGILALSPGAYPAEIAGLRARLGAHPIIAVGMVGSNRGWQAAPYVAAPATLAALAAACLEPAPDVRIVPGVALRDGARPDVMRGEEIQVFGAIGAGAAPATALFCQPGTHNKWIETVDGAITDFTTVMTGEFFALLRAHGILAGMLDGAVGDGDAFRQGVRRGLASRNLAATLFEVRSGLLLDRLRPEDAAAHASGVLIGADLGTRDDLPRRPVHLLGGGHLATLYAAAVTEAGGDPVIVPDGSTTAGIHAIWSLRA, encoded by the coding sequence ATGGGCGGTCGCGCGGCCTACATCGCCGTCGACTGGGGCACGACGAACCGGCGGGCCTACGCCGTGTCGGAAGCGGGAGCCGTCCTCGACAGCCTGCACGACGACCGCGGCATCCTGGCCCTGTCGCCCGGTGCGTATCCTGCGGAGATCGCGGGCCTGCGCGCGCGGCTCGGGGCGCATCCCATCATCGCGGTCGGCATGGTCGGCTCCAACCGGGGCTGGCAGGCGGCGCCCTACGTGGCCGCGCCGGCGACCCTCGCCGCCCTGGCCGCGGCCTGCCTGGAGCCCGCCCCCGACGTCCGGATCGTCCCCGGGGTGGCCCTGCGGGACGGCGCGCGTCCCGACGTGATGCGGGGCGAGGAGATCCAGGTCTTCGGGGCGATCGGAGCGGGCGCGGCGCCCGCGACGGCTCTGTTCTGCCAGCCCGGCACGCACAACAAGTGGATCGAGACGGTCGACGGGGCCATCACGGATTTCACCACTGTGATGACCGGGGAATTCTTCGCCCTCCTCCGGGCGCACGGGATCCTCGCCGGGATGCTCGACGGCGCGGTCGGGGACGGGGATGCCTTCCGGCAGGGCGTTCGGCGCGGTCTCGCGTCCCGGAATCTCGCCGCCACCCTGTTCGAGGTGCGCTCCGGCCTGCTGCTCGACCGGCTCCGGCCCGAGGACGCGGCCGCCCACGCCAGCGGCGTGCTGATCGGCGCCGATCTCGGCACCCGCGACGACCTGCCGCGGCGCCCGGTCCACCTGCTCGGCGGCGGCCATCTGGCGACGCTCTACGCGGCCGCCGTCACCGAAGCGGGCGGGGATCCGGTGATCGTCCCCGACGGTTCAACCACGGCCGGTATCCACGCCATCTGGAGTCTGCGGGCATGA
- a CDS encoding ABC transporter ATP-binding protein, with the protein MARDVILATDGLTMEFRGFRAVNGVALQVERGTIHALIGPNGAGKTTCFNLLTKFLIPTAGTIRYKDRDITGLKAADVARLGLVRSFQISAVFPHLTVMENVRIALQRRRRGDSFDFWRAEKVLRALNGEALALVDAVGLSDFADVLAVELSYGRKRALEIATTLALDPEMLLLDEPMAGMGHEDVERTAQLIRRVSKDRTILMVEHNLSVVASLSDRITVLARGQVLAEGDYATVSKDPRVVEAYIGAGHA; encoded by the coding sequence TTGGCACGGGATGTAATCCTGGCGACCGATGGCCTGACGATGGAATTCCGCGGATTCCGGGCCGTCAACGGCGTGGCGTTGCAAGTGGAACGCGGCACCATCCACGCGCTCATCGGGCCGAACGGGGCCGGCAAGACCACCTGCTTCAACCTGCTGACGAAGTTCCTGATCCCGACCGCCGGGACGATCCGCTACAAGGATCGCGACATCACCGGGCTGAAGGCGGCGGACGTCGCCCGCCTCGGTCTCGTGCGGTCCTTCCAGATCTCGGCGGTGTTCCCGCACCTCACGGTGATGGAGAACGTCCGCATCGCCCTGCAGCGGCGGCGGCGCGGCGATTCCTTCGACTTCTGGCGGGCCGAGAAGGTCCTGCGCGCGCTGAACGGCGAGGCGCTCGCCCTGGTCGACGCGGTGGGCCTCTCGGACTTCGCCGACGTCCTGGCGGTCGAGCTCTCCTACGGGCGCAAGCGCGCTCTGGAGATCGCCACCACGCTCGCCCTCGATCCCGAGATGCTGCTCCTCGACGAGCCCATGGCCGGCATGGGTCACGAGGACGTCGAGCGCACGGCGCAGCTCATCCGCCGCGTCTCCAAGGACCGGACGATCCTGATGGTGGAGCACAACCTCTCCGTGGTCGCCTCCCTGTCGGATCGGATCACCGTGCTGGCCCGCGGCCAGGTGCTGGCCGAGGGCGACTACGCCACGGTCTCGAAGGATCCGCGCGTGGTCGAAGCGTATATCGGGGCGGGACATGCCTGA
- a CDS encoding YqaA family protein translates to MLRRLYAWILALSDRRSAPYALGAVAFAESSFFPVPPDVMLVPMAVARPDRVWFYATITTVASVLGGLVGYAIGALLFDSVGEWLIRLYGLQNSAATFQDSYARYGHWVILLKGLTPIPYKLVTITSGFAHYSLFWFTILSIVTRGARFFILAGLLGRYGVQIRGVLDRHLNAVAAISVAVIVLGFLLFKVIL, encoded by the coding sequence ATGCTCCGCCGGCTCTACGCGTGGATCCTGGCCCTCAGTGACAGGCGGTCCGCGCCCTACGCGCTCGGCGCCGTTGCCTTCGCCGAAAGCTCGTTCTTCCCGGTACCGCCGGACGTGATGCTGGTCCCGATGGCAGTCGCCCGGCCAGACCGGGTCTGGTTCTACGCCACGATCACGACGGTCGCCTCGGTTCTCGGCGGCCTCGTCGGCTACGCCATCGGAGCCCTTCTGTTCGACTCCGTCGGCGAGTGGCTCATCCGCCTCTACGGCCTGCAGAACTCGGCCGCGACGTTCCAGGACTCCTACGCGCGCTACGGCCACTGGGTGATCCTGCTGAAGGGACTCACGCCGATTCCCTACAAGCTCGTCACGATCACGTCGGGCTTCGCGCATTACAGCCTGTTCTGGTTCACGATCCTGTCGATCGTGACCCGCGGCGCGCGCTTCTTCATTCTCGCCGGATTGCTCGGCCGCTACGGTGTCCAGATCCGCGGCGTGCTCGACCGACATCTGAACGCGGTCGCGGCGATCTCCGTCGCCGTCATCGTCCTCGGCTTC
- a CDS encoding NAD(P)/FAD-dependent oxidoreductase yields MSEHGRVAVLGAGIAGAAAARRLSEAGVRVRVFDKGRGVGGRMATRRVDDVQFDHGAQFMRAHGPAFAAELDRWAQRGIVAPWAGSDRYVGVPGMTEPVRGLLAGIPVSSVTTIVRLRRERARWHVEDASGTVHGPFDGVAITFPAPQVATLLEASGVALPGVGRAAYAPCWSLMVATDASPPDVLIEPRTDAIGLIAQDSSKPGRPAGRRLTVHATPEWSRRHLETPREAVVAELLGAAEDILGTGLRPSHAEAHRWRYAQVETALRKPCLYDPDLRLGAAGDWCLGARIEAAYDSGEALARGLLADLGRPA; encoded by the coding sequence GTGAGCGAGCACGGAAGAGTCGCGGTCCTCGGTGCCGGCATCGCCGGCGCGGCCGCCGCGCGCCGGCTGTCCGAGGCAGGCGTCCGCGTCCGGGTCTTCGACAAGGGGCGCGGGGTCGGGGGGCGCATGGCGACCCGGCGGGTCGACGACGTGCAGTTCGATCACGGCGCGCAGTTCATGCGGGCGCACGGTCCCGCCTTCGCGGCGGAGCTCGACCGCTGGGCCCAGCGAGGCATCGTCGCGCCCTGGGCCGGGTCCGACAGGTATGTCGGCGTGCCCGGCATGACCGAGCCCGTCCGCGGCCTGCTCGCGGGTATTCCGGTCTCGAGCGTAACGACAATCGTGCGGCTCCGGCGTGAGCGGGCACGCTGGCACGTCGAGGACGCGTCCGGCACCGTCCACGGCCCGTTCGACGGCGTCGCCATCACCTTCCCGGCCCCTCAGGTCGCGACGCTGCTCGAAGCGTCGGGGGTCGCCCTGCCCGGCGTCGGCCGCGCCGCCTACGCGCCGTGCTGGTCCCTCATGGTGGCGACGGACGCGTCGCCTCCGGATGTCCTGATCGAGCCCCGGACAGACGCGATCGGCCTGATCGCGCAGGATTCCTCGAAGCCCGGGCGACCCGCCGGTCGCCGGCTGACGGTGCACGCGACGCCGGAATGGTCCCGCAGACACCTCGAGACCCCACGCGAAGCGGTCGTCGCCGAGCTTCTCGGCGCGGCCGAGGACATTCTCGGCACGGGGCTTCGTCCGTCTCACGCGGAGGCGCATCGCTGGCGCTACGCCCAGGTCGAGACGGCCCTGCGGAAGCCCTGCCTGTACGATCCGGACCTGCGGCTCGGCGCGGCCGGGGACTGGTGCCTCGGAGCCCGGATCGAGGCGGCCTACGACAGCGGCGAGGCACTGGCCCGGGGCCTCTTGGCCGATCTGGGCCGCCCCGCGTGA
- a CDS encoding ABC transporter substrate-binding protein — protein sequence MFGRIARPVTLAALAGALMMGTAAAQTNVKIGILGDRSGAYSDISGEGSVVAAKLAIEDFKPEQHGLKVEIVSADHQNKPDVGAAIARQWYDRDAVDMITDGVTSSVALAISQVTKEKNKVFIDTGAGTADLTGPQCTPNTIHWVYDTVALANGTGGAMVKRGGNTWFFLTADYVFGQTLQRDTSAVINKNGGKVVGSVKTPFPTSDFSSFLLQAQGSGAKVIGLANAGTDTINAIKQAGEFGITEGGQALAGLLVFSSDVHSLGTKVAQGLVLTEPFYWDLNDQTRAFSDRFAKQMKNASKPTANHAGVYSDVLHYLKAVAETKSTADGAATVAKMKAMPTDDPLFGKGVIRADGRKIHDMYLFEVKKPAESKGEWDLYKKLETIPGDQVFRPLNEGNCPLVKG from the coding sequence ATGTTCGGACGCATCGCCCGGCCCGTGACCCTCGCTGCCCTCGCCGGCGCCCTGATGATGGGCACCGCAGCCGCGCAGACGAACGTGAAGATCGGCATCCTGGGCGACCGCTCGGGCGCCTACTCGGACATCAGCGGCGAGGGCTCGGTCGTGGCCGCGAAGCTGGCGATCGAGGATTTCAAGCCGGAGCAGCACGGCCTGAAGGTCGAGATCGTCTCGGCCGACCACCAGAACAAGCCCGATGTCGGCGCGGCCATCGCCCGCCAATGGTACGACCGCGACGCCGTCGACATGATCACCGACGGGGTGACCTCCTCGGTGGCGCTGGCCATCAGCCAGGTCACCAAGGAGAAGAACAAGGTCTTCATCGACACCGGCGCCGGCACGGCCGACCTCACCGGCCCGCAATGCACGCCGAACACGATCCACTGGGTCTACGACACGGTGGCGCTCGCCAACGGCACCGGCGGCGCGATGGTCAAGCGCGGCGGCAACACGTGGTTCTTCCTCACCGCCGACTACGTCTTCGGCCAGACGCTCCAGCGCGACACCAGCGCGGTCATCAACAAGAACGGCGGCAAGGTCGTCGGCTCGGTGAAGACCCCGTTCCCGACCTCCGACTTCTCGTCCTTCCTGCTGCAGGCGCAGGGGTCGGGCGCCAAGGTGATCGGGCTCGCCAATGCCGGCACCGACACGATCAACGCGATCAAGCAGGCGGGCGAGTTCGGCATCACCGAGGGCGGCCAGGCGCTCGCCGGCCTCCTGGTCTTCTCGTCGGACGTGCACTCGCTGGGCACCAAGGTGGCGCAGGGGCTGGTGCTGACCGAGCCGTTCTACTGGGACCTGAACGATCAGACCCGCGCCTTCTCGGACCGGTTCGCCAAGCAGATGAAGAACGCCTCGAAGCCGACCGCGAACCACGCGGGCGTCTACTCGGACGTGCTCCACTATCTGAAGGCGGTCGCGGAGACGAAGTCGACCGCCGACGGCGCCGCCACGGTCGCCAAGATGAAGGCGATGCCGACCGACGACCCGCTGTTCGGCAAGGGCGTGATCCGCGCCGACGGCCGCAAGATCCACGACATGTACCTGTTCGAGGTCAAGAAGCCCGCCGAGTCGAAGGGCGAGTGGGACCTCTACAAGAAGCTCGAGACCATCCCGGGCGATCAGGTCTTCCGGCCGCTCAACGAGGGCAACTGCCCCCTGGTGAAGGGCTGA
- a CDS encoding 2-dehydro-3-deoxy-6-phosphogalactonate aldolase: MTILGRFETAFAACPLVAILRGLTPGEAPDVGEALVGAGFTLVEVPLNSPDPLRSIAVLAERLAGRALVGAGTVLSPSQVGEVAAAGGTLVVSPNADPAVIGATVAAGLVSLPGYQTPTEAFAALAAGATALKLFPADVATPLALKAHRAVLPPDTRVLAVGGVLPETIAGWRQAGADGFGLGSNLYRPGKAAADVARDAAAYVAAFRHAA; this comes from the coding sequence ATGACGATCCTCGGCCGGTTCGAGACGGCCTTCGCCGCCTGCCCGCTCGTCGCCATCCTGCGAGGCCTCACGCCGGGCGAGGCACCGGACGTCGGCGAGGCCCTGGTCGGGGCCGGGTTCACCCTCGTCGAGGTGCCGCTCAACTCGCCCGACCCACTCCGGAGTATCGCGGTGCTCGCCGAGCGGCTGGCCGGGCGGGCGCTCGTCGGGGCCGGCACGGTCCTGAGCCCGTCGCAGGTCGGCGAGGTGGCCGCCGCCGGCGGGACCCTCGTGGTGTCGCCGAACGCCGATCCGGCCGTCATCGGCGCGACTGTCGCGGCGGGACTCGTCTCCCTACCGGGCTATCAGACACCCACGGAGGCCTTCGCGGCCCTGGCGGCGGGCGCCACCGCGCTGAAGCTGTTCCCGGCGGACGTCGCGACGCCGCTGGCACTCAAGGCGCATCGCGCGGTACTGCCGCCGGACACGCGGGTCCTGGCCGTCGGCGGGGTCCTGCCCGAGACCATCGCGGGCTGGCGGCAGGCGGGCGCCGACGGATTCGGGCTCGGGTCCAATCTGTACCGGCCCGGAAAGGCGGCGGCCGACGTCGCCCGCGACGCGGCGGCCTACGTGGCAGCGTTCAGGCACGCCGCCTGA